In the Syntrophus aciditrophicus SB genome, GCCCGGATCCTGGGCGAACCGTCTCACATCAAGGAAGTCCAGCCGGGGGACATCGTCGTCATGACCGGCGGACGCATCGGCAAGGACGGCATCCACGGAGCGACCTTTTCCTCGGAGGAACTTCATGAGGGTTCCCCTGTGACGGCCGTCCAGATCGGAGACCCCATCACCCAGAAGCGGATGACCGATTTTCTCCTGCTGGCTCGAGATCAGGGGCTCTACCGGGCCATTACCGACAACGGCGCCGGCGGTCTTTCATCGTCCGTGGGCGAGATGGCCAGTCTGTCCGGCGGATGCGAAATCGACCTGAAAAAGGCGCCTCTGAAATACGCGGGGCTTCATCCCTGGGAAATCCTGATTTCCGAGGCCCAGGAGCGGATGACCCTGGCGGTGTATCCGGACAAGATCGACGCCTTTCTGAACCTGGCGGCCAAAATGGGAGTGGAGGCAACGGTTCTGGGTCGTTTCACCGATTCGGGAATGTTTCATGTATGCTACGGCGAGCAGACAGTGGCCTTTCTTGATATGGAGTTTCTCCACGAAGGGCTGCCCCAGATGAAGTTGAATGCCCGCTGGACGCCGCCGGCTTTCCCGGAGCCCGATTTTCCCGAGCCGGCCGATCTGGGACGCGCTCTGAAAGAGATGCTGGGACGACTGAACATCTGCAGCAAGGAATCCGTTGTCCGGCAGTATGATCACGAAGTTCAGGGGGGGAGCGCCGTCAAACCTCTGGTGGGAGCTGCCGATGATGGACCGGGAGATGCCGCGGTGCTGCGTCCGATCCTGGAATCCTTCGAAGGGATCGTTGTGGCCAGCGGTATCTGTCCGCGCTACAGTGATATCGACACTTATGCCATGGCCGCATGCGCCATCGATGAGGCAATCCGGAACGCTGTGGCCGTCGGGGCTTCATTGCGCCGGATGGCCGGGCTGGACAATTTCTGCTGGTGTGACCCCGTGGAGTCGGAAAAAACACCGGACGGACGCTACAAACTGGCCCAGCTGGTCCGGGCCAACGAGGCTCTCTACGACTATACCCGGATTTACGGGGTGCCCTGCATCTCCGGAAAGGACAGCATGAAGAACGATTACATGATCGGAGGAACAAAGATCTCCATTCCCCCGACGCTGCTCTTTTCCGTCATCGCCAGGATGGACGACGTGCGCAGGGCGGTGACGATGGATGCCAAACAGCCGGGGGATCTCGTTTACGTCCTCGGGGAAACGCGGAAAGAGCTGGGCGGTTCGGAATGGTATGCCCTGAACGGCTTCGTGGGCAACAGTGTGCCGCGGGTTGATGCCCGTAAAGCCCGCAGCCGCTACGAGGCCCTGTGCGGTGCGATGGAGGCCGGACTGGTCGCTTCCTGCCATGACTGCTCCGATGGCGGTCTGGGGGTAGCCCTGGCGGAAATCGCTTTCGCCGGCGGTCTGGGAATGGCCGTCGATGTTTCCCTTGCGCCGTCGGCGGGAATTACGAGGAATGACGATCTGCTCTTTTCCGAATCCCAGAGCCGGCTGGTGGTGACGGTGTCCCCCGCTGATCGGGAAGCCTTCGAATCAATGATGGCCGATTCGGAAATGGCCTGTATCGGTCGAGTCACCGTGGAGCAGACCTTTGTGGTGACCGGATTGCAGGGCCGCGTCATTATCGAGGAAGAGATTGCCTCCCTGAAAGAGGCCTGGCAGCAGACGCTGCGGGAGATGTAAAAAAGTTCAATATTCAATGGGAGAGGACGGGGTTTTCCGCTGGGAAATAGAAAGTAGAACGCTGTGAGACAGGTTGTTTGATAACCAGACACCGCTCCGATGACGGGGTCGCTGAAAGAAAACAAGGAACAGGGGAAGTTAAGAACAATGCCGCAACGGGTAAAATCCATGGTCATTACGGGAAACGGGACGAACTGCGAGATGGAGATGGCTCACGCCTGCCGTCTTGCCGGTTCCGATGAAGTGGACATCGTCCATATCAGCGACCTGATCAGTGGGGAAAAGCGTCTCGATGATTATCATTTTCTCAATCTGCCCGGAGGGTTTGTCGACGGCGACGACCTCGGTTCCGCCAAGGCCAATGCCAACCGCCTGCTGCATGTCCGCATCCGGGGAACGGAAGAGCGGCTTTACGATTCGCTGCGCCGTTTCATCGCCGATGGCAAACTGATTCTGGGGGTCTGCAACGGTTTCCAGCTCATGGTCAAGCTGGGACTGCTGCCCGGTTTCGATGGCGACTATGCGACACAGACCGTAACACTGACCTATAATGACTCCGGAAAATTCGAGGATCGCTGGGTCTATCTGAAACCGGATCCCTCTTCCCCCTGTGTGTTCACCCGGGAGATGGAAGGAATTTATCTACCCGTCCGGCATGGGGAAGGAAAGCTGGTGCCGCGGGACGAAGGGATCCTGAAGCGGCTGCACGACCAGAGGCAGGTCGTTCTTCAATACAGCGATTCATCCTTCCGGGAGGCTGTGATGGCCTATCCGCAGAATCCCAACGGCTCTACAAACGCCATCGCGGGCCTCTGCAATGAAACGGGACGTCTTTTCGGTCTGATGCCGCACCCGGAGGCCTATCTGCATGCAACCAACCACCCCCGCTGGACCCGCGAGAAACTGCCGGAAGAGGGCCAGGGGCTGCAGATCTTCCGCAACGCGGTAAACTTTCTCCGCCGGGAACTATAGTTTGACTTGATCGGGTTCAAATCTTTTCCCCCAGTATCAGGTAGCTGTGTCTGTCTGGAAGTTCAATGCAGGTCGGTTTCTCCGCAATAGACTCCTTCAATCAAGGTGATGATCGATGCAGATTCGGATGGCGCTTTTCCGAATCTGACGCTGGATTTCTGCTTCCCTGCAGATGGACAAACTGTGACAGATTTTGACTTTGTATTGATTTAACAGGTTCCAAACCGTTCCTTGAATTTGTCGGCACAGAGATGCTGTGCCGATTTCCTGATACCCGACAGGGTCGTCCGCATGTAATCCGTTTTCAGTGAAAGGAACTGCCGCAAATGAACTACCAACCGCTGTTCAGCATTTCTCTTCTGGCCTCCCACTGGGAGAATGAATTCAGGATTTTTCAAGACTCCGTTGAAGCTCAGGTGCTGCTTGAGCGCCTTAAAATCTGGAATGAACGCCGAAGGCTCAAGGAAACCGCCACCGATGCCGCCTTCATATCATTGTTTTTCCGGGACATCTGGGGTTATTCCCTGCAGGGCGAGAGTGGCGATGGCTATCAGTGCTATCCTCAATTTCCGATTGCCCGGGCGGGGCAAATGGGTGGCGTGGGCCAGGCTGATCTGGCGCTCGGCCGTTTTGGCGAAGCCGGGATGCCGGACATCCCTCAGGTGCTTTGCGAGTTCAAGGACATGCGCTCCGGACTGGATCAACAGCAACACCGGAAGGGTAACGATCGCACACCTGTAAGACAATGCCTGGATTACCTGCGGGAAGCCAGGGCATCCCTGACCGGCCATGAACTGGTCGAGCCGGCATGGGGTATCGTTACCGATACAAACGAATTCCGACTCTACAATCGCGTAAAAGGGGAAGCCCAATGCCAGCGTTTCGTGATCTCTCCCGCACCCGGTGAAGAAGCCGAGTCCCTTCTCAATAATACTGAATCCGCGGCCTTCCTGCGGTTCCTGTTCAGTAAAATCTTTTCCTCCGCCGTCCTCCTTTCCGAACGTGGTCCCGCACCGCTCGAAGTTTTACTGAAAGAGCAATTCGTCCGGGAATCGGCCCTCGAACGGGACTTTTACATTGAATACAAGGCGTATCGTGAATTCGTTTTTAAAAGCATCGTCGAAGCCAATCCGGGATTCTCCGGAACCAGGGGCAAGCTGGTACGGTTGACCCAACGATTCCTTGACCGCTGCCTCTTCATCATGTTCTGCGAGGACATGGGAAAGGCCCTCGAGTTTCCCGGGGATCTCCTGAGAAACGTCCTGATCGATCTCAGCCGCGACGCATACTACAATCCCGAGGATTCCATCCCCTGGGAGCGGGTCAAAACCATCTTCCGGACCATGCGCGACGGAGGAAGGGTCGGCGACCACCTCATTAAGCGTTTCAACGGCGGCCTGTTCGAAGAACTTCCCGATCTGGAAAACCTGAATATTCCCGCCAAGGTCTTCTGTGTCAGGAACCAGGGAACAGGTGGGGCGGAAACTCTGCTCGCCCATCCCCTGACCCTGCTCTTTTTCTGTGCCAAGTACAATTTCGGCATCAAGAATGCGGCACACGAGCGGATGATCGATTTTTACGCCATCGGCCGCATCTTCGAACAATCGATCACCGAACTGGAAATCATGGAGGCCGAAGCCGACGGCAGGCCGTCCATCAATCTTCTTTCCCAGCGCAAGCGGGACGGCGTTTACTATACCCCGGAATGGGTCACGGCCTATATCGTGGAAGAGACGGTGGGCGCGCGGCTTCGGGATATTAAGGGCGAACTTGACCTGACCGAGGAAAAGCGTCCGAATGATGAGCAGATCGAAGAGTACCGCAAATTTTTAGCGGACAGACGCCGAACCGCGAAGGCAGCCGGTGCCTGGCTGCAATCGCTGCAGGCCTACCGCAGGCGGTTACGTGAGTTGAAGGTCGTCGATCCCGCCTGCGGTTCCGGCGCTTTTCTCATTCAGACGCTGGAAAGGCTCAAACGGGAGCATCGCTGGGTGGCCGATGAGACAGACCGCATTGTTGGGCTGGCAGAGTTATGGGACCAGGATGTGGTCATCAACGATATCCTGGCCAACAATCTGCACGGTGTGGACCTCAACGCCGAGTCCGTGGAAATCACCAAACTGGCGCTCTGGATGCACACGGCGTCGGCCGGCAAGCCCCTGTCGAGCCTCGACAGGAACATCCGTTGCGGCAACAGTCTGGTCGGCCCGGACTTCTATGCGAATCGGCAGCCGGACCTCTTCAGCGAAGATGAACGGGAGCGTATCAATGCCTTCGACTGGAAGGAGACGTTCCCGGGAATATTTGACCAGGGCGGCTTCGACTGTGTGATCGGCAACCCGCCCTATGTCAAACTGCAGAATTTCCGCCGGGTTCAATCGTCCGTTGCCGAATATCTGCTGGAGGCCCGCCGTGCCGACGGCGCCCCCTTGTATGCAAGCACCCGGACGGGCAATTTCGACCTGTATCTTCCCTTCATCGAAAAGGGACTGGATCTTCTACGGCCGGATGGGCGCATGGGCTACATTGCCCCCAACGTCTGGATGATGAACGAGTACGGCAGGGGGCTGCGCGCCGTTGTCAAGCGGAACCGCCGCCTTGACCGCTGGGTCGATTTCAAGAGTTTTCAGGTTTTCGACGAAGCCATCACCTACACGGCCCTTCAATTTTTCCGGGGCCGTTCGGTTGATGCGCTTCGCTGTTCCTTTATCCCCGACGGGGACATGTCCCGGATCGAGTGGCAATCCCCTGATGCTCGGATCTCCTATGAAGAACTGCCCGAAACCGAAGCCTGGAACCTGATGCCCGATGCCGAACGGAAGCTCATCGACCGTCTGAGAGAGACTTGCAAACCATTAATTGAGCGTTGCCGCGGGATATTTGTTGGGATTCAGACCAGCGCTGATGCCATCTACCACTTAATCCGTCTTGGACCGGGGCGATACCGGACAAAAAGCGGCATGGAGGTCCGCCTTGAGGACGCCATCATGCGTCCCCTCGTCTCCGGTGCTGAAGCCAAACGTTATCAATCCCCTCAGACCGATACCTGGCTCCTGTTTCCTTATGATATTTCCGGTGCGAGGCCGCGACTTCTAACAGAAAGCGAACTATCCAACCGTTTTCCCCTGGCCCTGGCTTATCTGAAGCAGCATGAACAGGCATTGAGAAACAGAGAAAGAGGCAGGATGAATATAGATGACGGTTGGTGGGCTTACAATTACCCTAAGAATCTGGATAAGCAGGAACATACCAAGCTATTGGTTGCCCAGACCGTTCCCAATCTGCGGGTTTCCTACGATTCAGAGGGAACGTTCTACTGCAACAACGTTCGAGTCAATGGCATCCTGCCGAATACTCCTGAGGGCGGCTGGTTTCTCCTTGGCATCCTCAATGCCCGCCCTGCCGATTTCATTTTTCGTCGCATTGCCAAACCAAAAGAAGGTGGATGGTTTGAGGCCAACAAACAATTCATCGCTCCCCTCCCCATTCCCGAGGCGTCGGATGAGGACAGGGCCGAGGTTGCCCGGCAGGCAAGGGAGTTGCAGCGGCTGCACACCCTCCGGCGCGATCTGATCGCCGGATTCGGCAAGCGGGTCAACGGCGACCAGACCGTTGTGGACAGGCGCAGGTCGACCTGGCTTTGCGCCGATGCCGACAGGTGGAAGGAAAAGCTTGCGGCCTGGGATGCCCTGCTCCGTCCCGGCGTGGAACTTGCCGTGGAAAATACGGACGATGAATTGCTCCTCAAGATCGGCGGCGAGACGGTACTGGAACTCTTTGATGTACCCGAGACGCCCTTTATCGCCGCCCAATGGCGGCAAGCCCTGCGTGATGTATCGGTAACGGCGGGCTTCAAC is a window encoding:
- a CDS encoding AIR synthase-related protein, giving the protein MISRIEIGFLPGVRDALGEKTRRRIFHDLHLSVENVETIEVYTLEGDLTDELLERIAAGPFSDPVIQRYAVNRSLAFDFDWLIEVGFRPGVTDNVGRTATEAVRLLLEKAANGGLKVYTSRQYLLKGKLTRREVEDIASGLLANELIQRFEIIDGRTWKSGEPVKPYVPRVIVADQPRTEYVDLPDDDAALQEISGSRVLALTVEEMRIIRNYFQDEAVQRRRREAGIGEGITDVELECLAQTWSEHCKHKIFNSLITYEDEHGNSRVIDSLFKSCVKGSTNAIREELGPEDWCLSVFVDNAGIIKFNDEYNLVFKVETHNSPSALDPYGGALTGIVGVNRDPFGAGKGAKLIFNTDVFCFASPFYDQPLPPRILHPRRIYEGVREGVEHGGNKSGIPTVNGCLVFDERFLGKPLVYCGTGGIMPARILGEPSHIKEVQPGDIVVMTGGRIGKDGIHGATFSSEELHEGSPVTAVQIGDPITQKRMTDFLLLARDQGLYRAITDNGAGGLSSSVGEMASLSGGCEIDLKKAPLKYAGLHPWEILISEAQERMTLAVYPDKIDAFLNLAAKMGVEATVLGRFTDSGMFHVCYGEQTVAFLDMEFLHEGLPQMKLNARWTPPAFPEPDFPEPADLGRALKEMLGRLNICSKESVVRQYDHEVQGGSAVKPLVGAADDGPGDAAVLRPILESFEGIVVASGICPRYSDIDTYAMAACAIDEAIRNAVAVGASLRRMAGLDNFCWCDPVESEKTPDGRYKLAQLVRANEALYDYTRIYGVPCISGKDSMKNDYMIGGTKISIPPTLLFSVIARMDDVRRAVTMDAKQPGDLVYVLGETRKELGGSEWYALNGFVGNSVPRVDARKARSRYEALCGAMEAGLVASCHDCSDGGLGVALAEIAFAGGLGMAVDVSLAPSAGITRNDDLLFSESQSRLVVTVSPADREAFESMMADSEMACIGRVTVEQTFVVTGLQGRVIIEEEIASLKEAWQQTLREM
- a CDS encoding Eco57I restriction-modification methylase domain-containing protein; protein product: MNYQPLFSISLLASHWENEFRIFQDSVEAQVLLERLKIWNERRRLKETATDAAFISLFFRDIWGYSLQGESGDGYQCYPQFPIARAGQMGGVGQADLALGRFGEAGMPDIPQVLCEFKDMRSGLDQQQHRKGNDRTPVRQCLDYLREARASLTGHELVEPAWGIVTDTNEFRLYNRVKGEAQCQRFVISPAPGEEAESLLNNTESAAFLRFLFSKIFSSAVLLSERGPAPLEVLLKEQFVRESALERDFYIEYKAYREFVFKSIVEANPGFSGTRGKLVRLTQRFLDRCLFIMFCEDMGKALEFPGDLLRNVLIDLSRDAYYNPEDSIPWERVKTIFRTMRDGGRVGDHLIKRFNGGLFEELPDLENLNIPAKVFCVRNQGTGGAETLLAHPLTLLFFCAKYNFGIKNAAHERMIDFYAIGRIFEQSITELEIMEAEADGRPSINLLSQRKRDGVYYTPEWVTAYIVEETVGARLRDIKGELDLTEEKRPNDEQIEEYRKFLADRRRTAKAAGAWLQSLQAYRRRLRELKVVDPACGSGAFLIQTLERLKREHRWVADETDRIVGLAELWDQDVVINDILANNLHGVDLNAESVEITKLALWMHTASAGKPLSSLDRNIRCGNSLVGPDFYANRQPDLFSEDERERINAFDWKETFPGIFDQGGFDCVIGNPPYVKLQNFRRVQSSVAEYLLEARRADGAPLYASTRTGNFDLYLPFIEKGLDLLRPDGRMGYIAPNVWMMNEYGRGLRAVVKRNRRLDRWVDFKSFQVFDEAITYTALQFFRGRSVDALRCSFIPDGDMSRIEWQSPDARISYEELPETEAWNLMPDAERKLIDRLRETCKPLIERCRGIFVGIQTSADAIYHLIRLGPGRYRTKSGMEVRLEDAIMRPLVSGAEAKRYQSPQTDTWLLFPYDISGARPRLLTESELSNRFPLALAYLKQHEQALRNRERGRMNIDDGWWAYNYPKNLDKQEHTKLLVAQTVPNLRVSYDSEGTFYCNNVRVNGILPNTPEGGWFLLGILNARPADFIFRRIAKPKEGGWFEANKQFIAPLPIPEASDEDRAEVARQARELQRLHTLRRDLIAGFGKRVNGDQTVVDRRRSTWLCADADRWKEKLAAWDALLRPGVELAVENTDDELLLKIGGETVLELFDVPETPFIAAQWRQALRDVSVTAGFNAGKLSDLLLKLRKSDSPELKKRLIGIDDEIKRTEAAIIQTEKVMNSTVYRLYGMTREEIRMVEAG
- a CDS encoding phosphoribosylformylglycinamidine synthase subunit PurQ; translation: MPQRVKSMVITGNGTNCEMEMAHACRLAGSDEVDIVHISDLISGEKRLDDYHFLNLPGGFVDGDDLGSAKANANRLLHVRIRGTEERLYDSLRRFIADGKLILGVCNGFQLMVKLGLLPGFDGDYATQTVTLTYNDSGKFEDRWVYLKPDPSSPCVFTREMEGIYLPVRHGEGKLVPRDEGILKRLHDQRQVVLQYSDSSFREAVMAYPQNPNGSTNAIAGLCNETGRLFGLMPHPEAYLHATNHPRWTREKLPEEGQGLQIFRNAVNFLRREL